A region of the Struthio camelus isolate bStrCam1 chromosome 4, bStrCam1.hap1, whole genome shotgun sequence genome:
AGTCAGCGCGGAGACTTGAGCGGGGGTGAAAATGGCGGCGGAAGAGATCCGGGCACCGCCTGCGCCCTCCTTATATAGCCGCGCCGGCAGCCAATCAGCGCCGCcctcccgcgccgcgccgcagcggcccctggcggcgcccgccggggccgccgcctccccgcggcggcggcacctccccccccccccccgctccgctcccccttccccggggctcggcggcgcctTAACGCGCGACCCACAAACGCCCGTCAGGGAGGCGGctcgcgccgtgccgtgccgtgccgtgccgtgccgtgccgtgccaggcGAAGCGaggcagccggccccggccccgggccggccggcaCGGCCCCGGCCCAGCGGCACACTTCAGCCGCCGCTCGCCTCCGCCGGCCGTGGCCATGGGCGTGCTGCCGGTGCCGGCGGAGGTGCGGGCTATCCTGCTGGACATCGAGGGCACCACCACCCCCATCGCCTTCGTgcaggtgaggcggcggcggcgcgcgggcgcgggcgggggcaGAGGCAGGCCCGGGCACGCCCGGCGCGGCCGTTAGCGCCGCGCCAACGGCCCGCGGGGGCGCTGCCGAGgcctgcctcctcccttccctttcccccccccgccttttttttaaatttaaatttattttaacagcCTTCCCGTTATtgaatgaaaatacatttgtagGGGTCGTTTACCACGCCGCTCTTCTGGGGTTTCCTTCGCTTTTAAGGAAGGCGAGGCTCAGCTGCCGTTGGGACTCGCTCTCTTCCTGCAGACGGTGTTGGCCTAAGTTTGGAGGGTGCTTTTATTCcccctcacccacacccaaccccccccccgtgacacctctctgcttgcagcaacTCTGGCCTCGGCACCCAGCAGCCCCCTTTGCTGGCCTGACGGTGTCTGCGCAAGGCGAGCACCTCTCCGGGAGCTGAAATCTGGGCTCAGGAGAAAGCCCGAGTCTCCTGAGGAAGTGTAAAAGCTTTACACCGCCTCTGTTTTGCTGGGGAGCCTTCAGGAGAAAACACCGGCTCGGTCtcatttttcctgatttttttcttttccctgagggCAGGGGTTTAGGGGAACCATTCAAATCTGGGTAATGCAGGGCAGTTTAGTAAGGAGTTTCTTTGGAGGATACGAATAATACGTCCGGAGGTCCTCGGCTTGGTTCGGGAGCAGCTTTGCAGCGTTGCTGTCGCTAGGAATACTTTCCGAGGGCGAATCTagcgggagctgcagcagctcacCTGAGTTTGCAGAGAGCCTGAGACGGTGTCTCTGCGTTCTCGGCTGCCTTTTTCCTCGGCAGGGGCGGTAGTCAGCTGTCTCATACCATCAGAGATTTATCCGAGGTTTTTTCCCTAGCACGCGTGGGAAAAGGGTCAGAGAACAAATACAGGGGGAAGTCAATGCAAGGAACAAATCGGGTACGTTACTGGCACCAAGCACCTATGGGTGACTTGCCTTTCCTATGAGGAAGCCCCAAAGCGGTGGTAGTGCTGGTTTCCCTCCTGAACCCGAGCGAACTGACAGTCCGCTAGGCCGGGAGGGTGCCTGGACAAAGCAGCTCTGTAAACAGCCTATTAAAAATGGCAGTTTTCCCAGCAGCGGAGGGCCCCTTCTGTCCCGGGGGTTTGTGGACCCTAACCCAACTAGTGTCTGCCATACCCTTAATATAAAGGCAGTAATCTGCTTGTATTCGAGACATGGGATGGACGTTATGTTAAGACTGATCCTGCTGTTAACCTTCATCTCTCTGTGATACCTTAGAGCTTTTGGTGGATATTTTCTGCCGGATAGTTTACGTTTTGCTTGAGAACAGCAGAGGGTGGCCCATGTAACGCGTGGAGGGGTGAATGCGCTGGCGAGACTTTCTAGGTCTTTCCGTTAACGCAGTTTAACGGATGAACAATGTGACCTACATATTTCCTTTCCATGTTCTTCCAGTGCTCTTGAAGAGACTGCAGATATAGATAGCGTTACAGCTGCCTCCCATGCCTTGACAGCCTCTCATTTCAACAGCTTCAACAATTCACAGAATCTTAACCGAGCAAGGAAGTTGCTTGCAGCCACCGAGGAGCCAATTTGTTGTCATGCTAATAACTGATACCTGCAATATGCCTGAGAGTGTTTCCTAGCTGAAGGCTTTTTGTTACAGGAAGGCCTAAGGAATTATGGCTCTTGGTAAAACTCAGTTTACTGAACATCCTGAAAACACTTGAAACGGTTCATTTTACTCCAACTTTCAGTTCACCTctgttattttgatttcttttcaagaGGTCCGCTGTTGGTTCTGTgggcattttttctttaataattgtACTTAATCCTTTCGTTAATATTAgagtttttaatatgaaaaggtggtaacaaaacaaaaggagTCAGTCAATTGCTGGACTAAGCAAAGATGCTAAGCTGCTAACTTCCACGTGTTAGATACCAccaaaattttttctttctgggtCCGTCGTGACAGAGAAAGCAGATGGCAGGGGAGAGGTATAATTTGATAAACTGTGTCTCTAGGGTTTGCCAGATCTCTTGTGAAAGAGCCAATTGTTCCTGAACTTTGGGAATTTTGCCTTCAATATCCATATAAACTATCCTCTTGGATGCTTGAAATCCTGCAAGCGCTGTAATCCCAGTGCGCTACTTGGACATCAAGCTGAGTGTAAAAATGCAACCTTGTATATATCTGGCTTACTGTCACCTTAAGCAGTTGTGACTGGTTAGGAAGTCGGTGGCGCTGTCCTCATTCACACAGCTGTTTCTCCATCCTGCTGTGTTTGTACAGCCGCGTCTGGGATTTGGCGTGACAGAGGCATCTGGCCGGTCGGTGGTGCTGTGAGATGCAGCGTGCCCAGCCCAGCGTGTACAGAGCTACGGGACCTTTGCGTCACACACACCTGGGTCTCCTGCTACACAAAATAAGACAACCGTGTGAATTTACAAAGGTTTAGAGCAGCCCTGGGGAAGCTTTTTTAAGGACTTGCATCCCCCAGCAAGACAGCTCTTGAAAGCTAAGGCCTTGGAGAAATAGGCGTTTTCATAGGATGCCAGGAGTCTTTCTTCCACACAAGCTCATGGCCTTTGAAACTCAGCTAATCATTTCCTGGGGTCAGTCCTGAAATCTGTCCATGAGATCTGTCCCATTTGCTGTTGATTATTCTAATTTTCACATGGGTATCGTTGCTCAGACTGCAGACCAGCACGTTTGCCAACAGTGTGCGCTTAAGGAGTTCAGCTTGCAGCACTTGAACCTTTTAAAATCCACTCAGTCCCTGAATACAGTGGGTTTACCAGAAGCTTTCACACACAGGTGAATATTGCCAAGACTGTTATCTCAGGCTCTACATGCCTCTGTGCCCTTCCTTTAAGGAATACAGCCACCGTGTGCCTTACTCACAGTACCTGCTCGCTATAAGCGCTTGGCAGAACACTTTTTCTGGCTTCAGACGAACCCCTCCAAGCGAGTTGTTACACAATCTGCATTCACAAAAGCTTGCGCCTTAAGGATGCCCCATCAACAACCAGTACGGGCTTCCCGCAGGCTCAATTACAGCCTCCTTATCCCCTTCCTGCTTAAGTTTTTAGCTGCCAATATAATTAATCTGGTTCTACTTCAAGCCTCTGAAGACCTCATACTTAGCTGATTTGCAGAGATTTTGAGTCTTCTGCCATACTGAAGTACCCCCCtgggaaaaggagggagggggaaaaaaagaggaaaaggaaataaaaatccttGAACTCCACACAGACAGACTGATTGTGCTCAAAGGACTCGAGGTCTTGGCGCTCGAGCGCTCTGGAGTTGCCTCCTGGGGAGAAGGTGAATTTCAGCATTAATGCGTGGTTGGAAGGGCAGGATATGCCTGCGGAGCTGCTGTTCCCCtgcagcccagcctcccccaggTAGCAGCAGGAAATGGACCTATGAAGTGAGGGTAGCATTTGATCCAGGCTGGCCATTTTACATTCCAGTTGTTGACCTATTTCTAGACTGTTATCCCACTTGTTACCACTTACCAGGGAGAGATCTTTGGAATTGCTGCTTCTATTTCCAGTCTGCTTTCCCTGGGTGCGtgttcatctttttctctctagCAAATAACTTGTAGTAGGCACTCCCATTTCAGTCACTAAAACTAAACAGCAGTATACTTCTCAGTCCTGACTCAGTCAGATCTTCTCACTGCCTTGAGGCAGGACACCCTTGCTGCTTTCCCATGACATCAGTGGACTCCTGCGGGCAGTGCCTCTTCGTCGTGGCATCAGGTTGCCTGCAGACTGAAGAGGACAAATGTGACATTTCGGATTCTGTTTGGAATTTTTTCTTTGCAAGTGTGAGGGtaagaaatgctgcttttaaaaagaaagtaggaCCTTTTGAAATCGGTCTTCTTAGAGAAGTTACACAAAGTCATCAAGTTGGTTGCCTTTGCCAGTGGATACTTCTTAATGTCCTATGAAATCTAACAGATACTTTCAAAGAAACTTACTGagcttaaagaaaggaaatgagaaagcagCTCCAGATGTTACAAGACTGTTGATTTCCTTAGGCAAGTTTATGGTATTTTTCTAGGTTTCtaagaagattttcctttcccccacatttacattgcttttaaaatatgcaacaCGGGAAACAGCTTACATTGCAGTAATTGAAAATCCAAGAGTCTTGTCACTACAGAATGCTttcaggactgttttttttttgtttgtttgggtttttttattattattattattaaataacaaGTGTGGTCATTTGAGATGGTTCTGTTAAATAATAATTTGGCCAGTTTTTTGGTCCTGTACATCACGGAGGGGCTTCAGCTTACAACTATGGCCAGCACTACCTAGAACTCAGCTGACTGACACAGTGACTGCAAAATGAAGTCAACTCACTTCCCATTGTTCTCCACTCTGTGGCACTATTAAAGGTGACATACAGTGAGAGGAAAAATAGCATTGGCTTTCTTTTGCTTCAGGAGAGATCAGTTTAGTTTCCTCCCTGCTCTTTCCTATCCCAAAGTTTTTCACAGttaagaaaaattcagttttttttatGTGATGAGACAGTATCACCATTGATGAGAGGAACACTGAAGTGCAATCAAAGAATAAgaaactgagaaggaaaaaagcttttatcCCACTGATGAAAATCAAGTATTTGAGTGACTACAGAACACTGAAGAAAAGATTTGTTCAAAGTCCACCTAATGCCAGTAAAGCTCTATAAAACCACAGGAAGTCCAAACAGTCGTATTTCCCcaaggaaaagctgaagtgtGCTCTCAAGTCCTCATCTTCTAAAAAACCAGGGTGTGGGCAGTAGAGTCAAACTCTCACCGCTGCTTTGAAAGGACCCTCACACATGGTCTGTACCAGAGGAACGAGCTCCTTGCCCATCCTCTTGTCCCAAGGCTCCTCCTTGGCCCAGGGGTGTTTTGTCCCAACACACGCGGCTGCAGCTTGTGAATTTCAGTTGTGAAACACcagcaatgaaaataatttgtcatTATTTCTGGTTGCCCTTGAGATCTCACTTGTTTGTAATTTCCTTGCAATGGTTTTTCCTACCTCCCTTTTATTTCGTTGGAAGCCTGTTTGACAGAGCTCAGTGTTACTGAGCTAGACTTCTTCTCAAATCCTCTGTGTCCACAGTTCTCTAGTTTGGGTGACAAGTTGAATTTCATTCCAGAACGACCTCAGTGAGGACAAGGGCCCCGTTAAAAATAGAATAGTATAACTTGTCAGTTCAGAGCATGTCAGCAGTCAGCCTTGAACTCCTGAGCTTTCAGGAACTCATGCTCGCATCTGCCATGTGAGAGAGTTAACGTTTTTAGGCAAGTCCGGGAAAAGGTACGACCCACCTCTTCGTTCTCAGAATGAACTtgactgttgttgttgttaaagccgctcccagctgctgcctctgctgagaTTTAAAAGTTGTAGCTACATAAGCTtttgttatataaaaaaaaaaaaaagtccttatgtCCTAAGCCTAGTTCAAGGCTAGCGTTGGCCTGAAAGCAGACATACAACTTTGGCAAGAAGTTTTGTGACTTGTATTACTGTAGAGAAATTATGAGTGGGGGGAAATAATCATACCCGCCAGCATGTGCACGTGATCGCTTTAAAGCAAGTCAGACTTACCTGTGTCAGATTAAACAAGCTGCCTGTTTTTCTTATGTGCTCCTAGGACACCTTGTTCCCTTATATCAAAGACAACGTTAAGGAGTATCTGCGCGCGcactgggaggaagaggagtgcCAGCGGGATGTCGGTCTTTTGAGGAAACAGGTTAGTTAGCTGAGCTATGTAATGTCTTGATGTGCTTTTACTGCCTACCTGGGATTTCAGGTCACTCAAACTTCCCTGCAGTCACTCCAAACAAACTGATGAGCCTTCTCTGTCCCCCGTGGAGGCTAGTTCCCTCAAAGCTCTGCCTCTATCTGACCGGGGACTGGGCTTGTCCTCTGAGAACAGCTGCTGCTTGGGTGGTAGTTGAGGCGCAGCAGGAGAGCTTCCCTCTGCTCAGCGTGGCGCCTGCATGGCGTCTGTTCCCTTGCTGAACCCACCACCTGCAGCCTCCAGGTACCTGTCTGGGAagcagcctggaaagcagctggcaGAGGACTTGTCCTGCGTGAGGTAGCGTATTCTGGCCCTATGCAGTGGAATAGCCTCAATTTGAGACCTGTAGATGTCTGAAGCAAATGCAGGCTTTTGCTACTTTGTCTTAATTTCAGTAATTAAATACTTAAGCAAGTATAGTCCTTGTTAGACTATTTACAGTATAACCACGGCAGTGCTAATCGTTAGGTTTGGAAAGTACAAAGCAAGTCTTTCTAGAGCCTGCTGAAGTATGAACTCTCCACTTAGAAAAGATGCAAACAATATAGCCCTCCCTCACTTCCGGTCCTTAATGGGAAGCACAGTGTCCTGCACTTAGGAAATACATTGATGCAGATGGTAGACTGCTTTCCGAAATTGACGTCTTCACAccactctctctcttcccccacctcTTTTTGCGATTCGTAATTTGCAGGCTCTAGAGGACTCCAGCTTGGATGGAGTTGTACCAATTCCTTTGGAGAgcggaagtggggaagaagaacTGGAGCGGGTTATCCAGGCTGTCGTAGACAACGTGTGCTGGCAGATGTCCCTTGACAGAAAGACCACGGCCCTGAAACAACTGCAAGGTCACATGTGGAGGGCAGCCTATGCAACTGGACACGTGAAAGGAGAGTGAGTAACTTGTGCATTTGAAACCTTTCCCTGGAGTAGCTGCATAAGATCCCAGAAACAGCCCCATGTACAAATTTAAATAGGCTAACTGCCTAGGTGGAGAAGCCGGTATATTTACTTTCAGTGGTGACTTAAGCCAGGCCGCTGCTGCTGTGGATCCAGTTGCAGACATTTCATTTCGAAACTCGGTCTTGCCAAGAAACACAAATCCATTGAGTTTAATCCTTGTATTCTGTGAACCAATAGCTTACGGTGACCTAGGGACTGAACAAATTGTCCTAGTCCCCACTGGGAAAACTGCAGGTGGCTGGAGGTGTTTCTCCTTAAGGAAAAATCAGCCTGTACATGCTGGGAAACAGCTACTTGTccaggcaccagggctgggtcTGTGAGGGAGAGGGGATCTGAGAAACAGAACATCTGTGGGAGACGTGACACAGGACAGTTATGCTTGCACGATTGCTGGAACATGGACCTGAGCCACATATCTTCCACTGTACAAAGTCAAAAGATACTTCTGTATTTCTGTACAGAGATTTCTTCCTAAATCAGGAGATTGAGGCACAGGTATGCACTTTCCACAGTTCTTTCTAttgtcttgtttttttattttttggggcgCTGAGTTGCAATTACATTTtggaacaaaactaaaaaaagctGGAGTTGCAGGAATAACAACCTTGACTGGCTGTGGGTCAGGTTCTTTCACTCATTTCCTCCTGCTTTGTCTCTTCCCTGAGTATCTCTTGCCTTTCCACTTCTTTTTGTCTTCCTGGTTCCTCTTGGCATTTTGGCCGTAACCCAAGGGCGTACAAGTAGAGACCTCTAGAGTTAAGCGTAACCTTCTTATTTTTATCCGGAGACACTTGGTTAAAGTATGCACTTGAGGTTCCTTAAGTACGACGTCTGTAAGTTTGAAGTATTTTGCCAAGGGGGAAATGAGGAAGAGGCAAAAGAGCACCGAAAAAGATGTAAATATCCACCAGAGAaagtcacaaaaaagaaaagcaagggaagaggGGCAGCcatcctgttttttttattttataaacaggTGGATTGTCTTtatgttgaaaaataaatacaagggtTTTGCTCTTGCCCTTCACATCCGACTGATCCTCAGGTAGaacctgttaaaaatatttttactcagGGCCATATCATGGACAGACATTTATACTGGCCCAAATATCATGGAGCCAGCCTTGCTGCTTAGCAGCAAACACAGAGAGAGATGTGCTTTGCTAAGATCTCCCCCTCACCAAACTATATCCACCACATCAGTGGCTGAAATCCAGGCACTGAACTCAGCATACAGAAACGTGAGGGTGGCCGGCAGTTTTTGCAGGTGCTGCGTACCCTCAAAGAATTTTCAGCTGACACCAGATACATTTAGTAAGTAATTACACAAAAAGAAGGCGGGGGGgaacttttggttttttttttaaatgcctagcACAACAGAGTACTGAGCATATGGTCAAGAAGTCAGGGATGAAGAAACGCCTGGCTGATGGCTAGAAGTCTGCAAAACCCTCAATCCTTTTGCATCTATTTTGGAGTCCTGTTTCTTCAGGCACTACAGGTGCTCAGATCCCCTTCTCGGGGCGGAACCTTTGGGCCTTGACTCAGGTGGCCACATACAGTTAGTTGTTCAGTATAAGGAGGAGGGCTGCTGTTTGGACTTGGATGTAAATGAGGTTCCCAGAGGATCACTTTCCCTCCCGTTCCTCTCTCCATCCTTCTGCTGCTTCAGACTCAAATCACTTCCCTGCCCTTTTAAGGCTCAAAGTGGCTTTTCCTCCTCAACCACTGTGTGTATTGTCAAGGTACTTACCGTCAGCTCCGCTTTGTTACTCCTTAGCATCCTCTTGGCTTCAGTTTTCCCTGGCACAGTGGTGATCTCTCCCCTGCTGCTCTCCTAAGCGTCCTTCCCCAGCTGTCCCTTCAGTGCTTCCCCATAGCGCAGGGGCTGTCGGCACTCCTGCTGTGGGGCGGTCAGTGCCCCCACGCTGCTGCGTATTTTACGGCGTGCTCACGTTTGCCTCTCTCACTTGCTGCCCTTCAGCTTGCGCTGTGGGCCCATCGGGTGGGACAgcattttttgtcctttttttttttgtagcactAAGCAGCGCAGGTCCTTTACATATGTACCAGTGTACCAGTGCGGGGTTGCAGAGATCCCATGGTACAAATGAGAAGGGTATGAAGGAGCTGACACACCTGTCCGTTACCATGCACTGGTTGCCATGGCTTTggtcctccttccctctcttgcaGCTTTGTTACCTGCTGCTGGGCTTGGCTTCAGGTTGCTACTGCCTGGTAGTGAAACGCGGCTGCTGTTTTGGGACTGGTCTGCCCGTTGCTGTCTGCAAGGCCAGAGGAATagggggagggatgcagatgCCTAGTGATCAGGAGGAGTTGGTTCACTCCTCTGCAGTGAGGTTAAGGCAGGGACCCATTTGACCCAGTGCTGTAAAACTTGAACTGGTCACTGAACTGACAAACTCCTGTGTCCCTTAAGAAACACTCCGTTCCTGATTTGTTTTCTAGCTTGTTCACAGAGCTGCTCAGTTAGTTCCTGCAGCTGCAATCTCATCTCAGCTCCTCTCTACGCGTGTTCGGATGGCGTTACCCTGTACGCATACAGCTTTTGGGCATAGCTCTTACCAAAAATTAAACCTTCGTAGCTCACAAGGCAGGTGGGATTCAGGATGTGAGAGCTTGCCGCCTTCTCTGTCCTCCCCCTTATTCCTCCCTCCTGCAGGAAAGTGGCTGGATGCCAAATGCCTGGAACAGCTCATCGGAGCTACTGTCTGTGTAGCCGTCAATGAGCTGCTCAGTCAGTTGgagaatatatagaatatattatGGGGTGCTGAAATACTCTCCCCAATTGCCAAAGCCCTGGGCAGATTGTACCGATGGGACTGTTTTCACAGTGCGTGGCTAAAGGTGCCTCCCCCAGGTGTATCTGGGTTTGTCCTTACCTGCTGCCCTGTTTCGCTTCAGAGTCTTTGAGGATGTGGTACCAGCTATCCGGAAGTGGAGAGAAGCAGGGATGAAAGTCTACATCTACTCTTCGGGGAGTGTTGAAGCCCAGAAGCTTCTGTTTGGATACTCTACAGAAGGTGATATTCTAGAGGTAGATAAGATTATCACTTTCCTTACAGATTCTCCATCTGCAGAGCAGTTCGTTCCTAGCGGTGTGCTCGGGGAGGTGGTACAACTGCTCTTGCTGTGATGCTTCACAAATAGTCTCAGACAGGAAAGTGAAGGTGGGCTTGACCGCAGGGTTCAGCTCAGCCAGTTAAACGCACTAGCTGGATTCCTGTGTCCCCAAGCTGTGCACCAGTGAGAGCAGAAAGTGTGTCTGGCAATCAGCAGCAGCGTGGTTAACACAGTTGGGCAGGGATTTGGGAGATGACCATTGTCCTGTTTCAGGCAAATCCTCTCTGCCTAAGTTGGTCCCTGTTCTGGGAAGTCCCGGAGAAAAAGACGACCTAAGCAGTGCCATAAGGAACGGTGAGAAGCACCTGTTCTCACAGAGCTTGTGAACATCACACTCTAGCTTAAAGACAATGAGAAGACCTCTGTAAAACGCTTCTCCGTGCCAGTCTGCCTCTCACTATCCTGTTAAAAGTGGCACGTTTGCCCACGGACATGATCTGCTCAGTGCCATGGCTGACAGCTGGCTGTTGGTCCCTGTTGTTGTGGTGGGAATGAAAGGAGAACTGCCACTGGCCATGCTTTTCAGACAGTGTCTAGCAACTGCttctacttttctctctctttcagctcTTCGATGGCCACTTTGATACGAAAATAGGACCCAAGGTAGAAAGTGAGAGCTACAGAAGGATTGCCGAGAGTATTGGGTGTGCAACTAACAACATCCTCTTCCTGACCGATGTCCCTCGAGGTAGGTGGCCTGCTGGTCCTGCTTGCTCTCGTGTCGGGGGAGGAAGGTGGCCTTCAGCCACATATTGCTAACTGGCCACAGGCACCCCAGAAAccctgcagcctgcctgccttctgtgGCATCTGCCTAGCCACTCTGCCCTGCTTCTTCTTTAAGCTTTCATGCCCTCCAACAGCAGCAGTTCTGAGTGACACTGCACGGAGGAAAAATGGGTCAAGCTGAAAACCTGCCCTTGCGCCAGGAAGCAAGGAGAAGCTGTTAAAGCAGAGCATGGTGTTTGCTGAAACGGTTGGCCTGCCCCATTTACAAATAGAGTCAGGGGTTTTCATGACCCATGCTCGATTTCCACTGGGAACAGACCACGTCTGCTGTGTCACGTGTAGTGCGTGGTTCTTTGTGCCACTAGCACTTATAGGAAGACTAGCACAGCAGTAGGAAGACATTGCTGCTGGGCTCTGGGAGTCAACTTTGAGAGAGCCTTGCCTTACCTGGGAACATCTTTCTGGCAGGAGTAGCACTGGATTGTGGTCTCGGTCTGAGGCAGCTCAGCCCCCGAGGAGTTAGCCCCTAttccctcctcagccctggcagcagagctggtggGAGCTCGCAGTTATGTCCTTCCCCCGCTATAGTCTCCCTGTTGGCTCTTGCTGTGCTTGGAGAGCGAAGGAAGCTTGTCAGAACTGACTTCTGGCAGGAGGCGAACCAGGCCGGTTTCACTGGGGCAGCATTTGCTGAACAGGTTGTTCCTCACCAGCTGTCCCTGTCAGGGCCCGCCTCTGGCCAGCAGGAATGCAGCGCCCCCAGCAGAGCACCTGGCGCTCGGCCTTGGGCTGCTTGGCGTCCTTCGGCGCGCTCTGGCCGAGCTGCCGCAACTCCCCTCTGCATCTACAGGCCCGGGGTTGCTGGCAGACCTCGTAGGGGATGTGACCTGCGTGCCACGTCCAGGCTGCTGGGGCCCAAGTCACGGGTGGGTGACCTGCCAGAGAGGGTGAATTTCCCAGGGAGAGACGATGGAGGGTGCAGAGCTCCAGGCTTAGAGGCCAAAGGGAGCTGGGGACAGGCCTGGAGGGAAAAGCAGCAGTCGTCTGCACAGAAAATACTTCTCTTCTGGGTCAGGGCTCCATCGTCGTGGGTGTTTCACTCCTAACGCCGCTGCCAGGCCACAGCCCAGCTTTTTCGTGACGTGAGTCAAGCTATAGGTGCGTGCTGCTTGCACCATGCCTTGAACAGGCATTAGCGGGGAGAGAGGAGGTCACAAGGCAGCCAGCTCGTGTTACGCAGCGGCTATCGTCATCCAAAGCAGGTCTGCTAGGAGCTGGGCATTCTCTAGAGCCCTGCAGTGCCGCACGCTAAAGCTGGTCTTTAAGTcccaacctttaaaaaaaaaaaacacctcagtgTTTTAGGGGATTTTTCATCTCTGCTCTCCCCCCTCTCTGTTTCAGAAGCGAATGCCGCTGAGGAAGCCGATACCCACGTGGCTGTGGTGATCAGACCAGGCAACGCAGGACTGACAGACGACGAGAAATCGTATTACAGTCTCATCTCATCTTTCACTGAActtttcctgccttcctccactTAGGGAAAGCGGTGCACGCACAAAAGACTGTGCTTCACCTGAATTGTCCGTGTATAACCTTAGCTAACTATGTCAGTAATCAGAATTTAAAACCAAACCCACATCGCGTATTTGGAGCCACAACT
Encoded here:
- the ENOPH1 gene encoding enolase-phosphatase E1, whose product is MGVLPVPAEVRAILLDIEGTTTPIAFVQDTLFPYIKDNVKEYLRAHWEEEECQRDVGLLRKQALEDSSLDGVVPIPLESGSGEEELERVIQAVVDNVCWQMSLDRKTTALKQLQGHMWRAAYATGHVKGEVFEDVVPAIRKWREAGMKVYIYSSGSVEAQKLLFGYSTEGDILELFDGHFDTKIGPKVESESYRRIAESIGCATNNILFLTDVPREANAAEEADTHVAVVIRPGNAGLTDDEKSYYSLISSFTELFLPSST